From the genome of Vulpes lagopus strain Blue_001 chromosome 2, ASM1834538v1, whole genome shotgun sequence, one region includes:
- the LOC121478751 gene encoding translation initiation factor IF-2-like encodes MSPAHCRSHTILELASITSQWVALSQNIMSHNLTRSHDLTAAHSPPLSYSQTFAQSQGHTHGIYTVSHKNTHAARQGSRPPAACSPPPPCGLATPAAPLPPGAQRPEGRGGASLSASPAGSQRRRGARAGSGAGHRGRWEMESRPGAARGILGRPFGGADPAGGSCSRPQSCDAFPQPGSSHFRTRAASAPSSRPSPAQAWTGRLGVRRRSGPVPTIETNLM; translated from the exons ATGTCGCCCGCTCACTGCAGGAGCCACACAATCCTGGAGCTggcatccatcacctcacagtgGGTCGCACTGTCACAGAACATAATGTCACACAACCTCACGCGGTCTCACGACCTTACAGCCGCACACTCACCGCCGCTGTCATATTCTCAGACGTTCGCACAGTCACAGGGGCACACACACGGCATATACACGGTGTCACACAAGAACACACACGCG GCCCGCCAGGGCTCACGCCCGCCCGCGGCGTGCTCACCGCCTCCTCCCTGCGGGTTGGCAACTCCCGCCGCGCCGTTGCCTCCAGGAGCCCAACGCCCcgagggccggggcggggcctcgctCTCGGCCTCACCGGCGGGCTCACAAAGGCGCCGCGGCGCTCGGGCGGGCAGCGGGGCCGGCCACAGGGGCCGCTGGGAAATGGAGTCCAggccgggcgcggcgcggggcatCCTGGGACGGCCCTTCGGAGGCGCGGACCCGGCCGGTGGTTCCTGCTCTCGCCCGCAGTCGTGTGACGCGTTCCCCCAGCCCGGGAGCTCCCACTTCAGAACCAGGGCCGCGTCAGCCCCATCCAGCCGACCGAGTCCCGCCCAGGCTTGGACGGGACGGCTCGGAGTACGCAGGCGCAGCGGGCCGGTCCCG ACCATAGAGACAAACCTTATGTAA